A single genomic interval of Spirosoma taeanense harbors:
- a CDS encoding aminotransferase class IV — protein sequence MFLVYNSDVIPENDFHLLADDRAFHYGDGLFETIRAENGRVWFWSDHYERLTTGMGALRLSLPNTFTAEAIHQAILHLLDLNGLASECARIKLLVWRQTGGLYTPTTNRANILIMVRPGTAFSVTRKTKLGIYDQIRLAPSAISAFKTLNSLPYVLAGVFKQENDLDDVILLDTNGHLAECLASNLYWLRDGILYTPALQTGCINGISRRQILQKIPNVQEGFFFPDALDAANVIFAANVAGIQVFKGEIDTPLFSSIRQLFMAY from the coding sequence ATGTTTCTGGTTTATAATTCGGATGTTATTCCTGAAAACGACTTTCATCTGCTGGCGGACGACCGCGCCTTTCACTATGGCGACGGCTTATTTGAAACCATTCGCGCGGAAAATGGCCGCGTCTGGTTCTGGTCCGATCATTACGAGCGATTAACGACCGGGATGGGGGCTCTTCGACTGAGCCTGCCCAATACCTTTACCGCCGAAGCCATTCATCAGGCTATTCTGCACCTGCTCGATCTCAATGGCCTCGCCAGTGAGTGTGCCCGGATTAAGCTCCTGGTCTGGCGCCAAACGGGAGGCCTTTACACGCCAACTACAAACCGAGCGAACATCCTGATCATGGTCCGGCCGGGCACTGCATTTTCTGTTACCAGAAAAACAAAACTAGGAATTTATGACCAGATTCGGTTGGCACCCTCCGCTATTTCAGCCTTTAAAACCCTGAATTCGCTACCGTATGTGCTGGCCGGTGTCTTTAAGCAGGAAAACGATTTGGACGACGTAATCCTGCTTGATACCAACGGGCATCTGGCTGAATGCCTGGCCTCGAATCTATACTGGCTACGGGACGGTATACTCTATACACCGGCTCTCCAGACCGGCTGCATTAATGGCATCAGCCGGCGACAGATCCTCCAAAAGATACCGAACGTGCAGGAAGGTTTTTTCTTCCCAGACGCGCTGGATGCTGCTAATGTTATCTTTGCAGCCAACGTAGCAGGCATTCAGGTTTTCAAAGGCGAAATCGACACGCCCCTGTTCTCATCCATTCGTCAGCTCTTTATGGCTTACTGA